The following proteins are encoded in a genomic region of Ornithinibacillus sp. 4-3:
- a CDS encoding ABC transporter ATP-binding protein: MKRVLAFLKPYKFPIVIAYSLTFIELIIELLLPLFLGLMINDGIMNRNMDNIIMWGSIMLGLTLLAFICGIINSFYASHASNRFAYDIREKLFEKILSFSLSQLQRFPTSGLVTRFTNDVRQVQNTIYMALRIMTRAPLMVIGGVIMAFIVNAKLAAIFLVTVPLLVLFMLWVLRKASTYFHRVQNNVDGVNQLLQENLAGMRLIKAFVRRIFEIKRFTKANEELADSTRFTFRFVESSTPILLFVMNLSLIFILWFGNKQIMTGETSVGDVVTIGNYALRIAMSISMFSFIIMAFARAKASSDRLSEVLAINEKKVQDRAANPDIIKDGKIDFKNVSFTYPNMNQQVLQDISFSINAREKIAVLGATGSGKSTLFQLIPRLYDIKSGEIFIDDKDIQLYDLEDLRSQIGYVPQNPLLFSGSVTDNIVWGKKDATKEEVIQAAEDAQIHETIMALPEKYETVVSQKGVNLSGGQKQRISVARALIRRPKILMLDDSTSALDIDTESRLLDAIERDHCTTLIITQKIATAMRADRIILLDKGKVLAIGTHEELMKDSKLYYQIVESQFGKELRNVY; the protein is encoded by the coding sequence GTGAAAAGAGTTTTGGCGTTTTTAAAACCTTATAAATTTCCAATCGTTATTGCTTATTCCCTAACGTTCATCGAATTAATCATTGAATTATTACTTCCTCTCTTTCTTGGATTAATGATAAACGATGGGATTATGAATAGAAACATGGACAATATTATCATGTGGGGATCAATTATGTTAGGCCTTACCCTTTTGGCCTTCATTTGTGGAATTATTAATTCCTTTTATGCTTCTCATGCGAGCAATCGCTTTGCATATGACATTCGAGAGAAATTATTTGAAAAGATTCTTTCCTTCTCATTAAGTCAGCTACAACGCTTCCCAACCTCTGGACTTGTTACCCGATTTACAAATGATGTTCGTCAAGTTCAAAATACCATTTATATGGCACTAAGAATTATGACACGTGCACCTTTAATGGTAATCGGTGGCGTTATCATGGCATTTATTGTAAATGCAAAGCTAGCAGCAATCTTTCTTGTTACAGTACCTTTACTTGTTCTATTTATGTTATGGGTACTACGTAAGGCTAGTACATATTTTCATCGTGTACAAAATAATGTTGATGGCGTCAACCAACTATTACAGGAAAACTTGGCTGGTATGCGCTTAATTAAAGCGTTTGTACGAAGAATTTTTGAAATAAAAAGATTTACAAAAGCTAATGAAGAGCTTGCTGATTCTACGCGGTTTACTTTTCGCTTTGTAGAATCATCCACACCTATTCTGTTATTTGTGATGAACCTAAGTTTAATTTTCATTCTTTGGTTTGGAAATAAACAAATTATGACGGGAGAAACCTCTGTCGGTGATGTCGTAACAATTGGAAACTATGCCTTACGAATCGCAATGTCGATTTCGATGTTTTCATTTATCATTATGGCTTTTGCTCGGGCCAAGGCTTCTTCTGATCGTCTGAGTGAGGTATTAGCTATTAATGAAAAAAAGGTTCAGGATCGAGCTGCTAATCCTGATATCATTAAAGATGGAAAAATTGATTTTAAAAACGTTTCCTTTACTTATCCAAATATGAATCAACAAGTATTGCAGGATATATCTTTTTCAATTAATGCACGTGAAAAGATAGCTGTTCTAGGTGCTACAGGCTCGGGAAAATCTACATTATTTCAGCTTATTCCTAGACTATATGATATTAAATCTGGGGAGATTTTCATTGATGACAAGGATATTCAGCTTTATGATTTAGAAGATCTTCGTTCGCAAATTGGCTATGTCCCACAGAACCCTTTACTTTTTAGTGGCTCTGTCACAGATAACATTGTCTGGGGTAAAAAGGATGCTACCAAAGAAGAAGTTATCCAAGCGGCGGAGGATGCACAAATCCATGAAACAATCATGGCACTTCCTGAAAAATACGAGACAGTCGTGAGCCAAAAAGGTGTAAACTTATCTGGTGGACAAAAACAACGTATTTCTGTTGCTCGAGCTTTAATTCGTCGGCCAAAAATTTTAATGCTTGATGACAGTACTAGTGCACTTGATATAGACACTGAATCCCGATTACTTGATGCGATTGAGCGTGATCATTGCACGACCTTAATTATCACGCAAAAGATTGCTACCGCTATGCGGGCAGACCGTATCATTTTGCTTGATAAAGGAAAAGTATTAGCAATTGGAACACATGAAGAGTTAATGAAGGACTCTAAATTATATTATCAAATTGTTGAATCTCAATTTGGAAAGGAGCTTCGTAATGTTTACTAA
- a CDS encoding aldehyde dehydrogenase family protein: MENLQEKVKKVQAQLQEKQNMYIDGEWVDSASGATREMINPATEEVIATVADGNESDAAQAVEAAYRSFYQDGWSESYARDRADKLFALANLLEERVEEFAIIETLNAGKVLDDAIYDIHDAVNQLRYYGGLATKPNGQTFDVPDNVQTLVIAEPVGVVGAIVPWNYPLLMAMQKLAPAIAAGCSIVIKPAETTPLTLIKFFELIDEVGFPKGTVNLILGDGASVGAEITRHPKVDKVTFTGGNATGKKIIQASADTIKKVSLELGGKSPLIIFDDADFEAAVDHASFAIFSNQGQVCSAGSRLILHESLHDRFMEALVALTKKIKVGNGLAKETDMGPLISKEHFERVLNYIAIGKNEGAELACGGNPIDGKGHYLEPTIFTNTTPDMRIVKEEIFGPVLVVQTFKTEEEAIALANDSIYGLAGGVFTNDSAKAMRVIKKVRAGITWINTYHNTYNEAPWGGYKQSGIGRDLGTYGLDQYLEYKQINMSLNVAPSNWIKNRD, from the coding sequence ATGGAAAACTTACAAGAAAAAGTAAAAAAAGTACAAGCACAATTACAAGAGAAACAAAATATGTATATTGATGGTGAATGGGTAGACAGTGCATCAGGAGCAACAAGAGAAATGATTAACCCAGCAACGGAAGAGGTTATTGCAACAGTCGCAGATGGAAATGAATCAGATGCTGCGCAAGCAGTAGAAGCTGCTTATCGTAGCTTTTATCAGGATGGTTGGTCAGAAAGCTATGCGCGCGATCGGGCAGATAAGCTATTTGCCTTAGCTAATTTATTAGAAGAACGAGTAGAGGAATTTGCGATTATTGAAACATTGAATGCTGGAAAAGTGTTGGATGATGCTATTTATGATATTCACGATGCAGTAAATCAATTGCGCTATTATGGAGGACTAGCTACAAAGCCAAACGGACAAACCTTTGATGTTCCTGATAATGTTCAAACATTGGTTATTGCTGAACCCGTTGGCGTAGTTGGGGCGATTGTTCCATGGAATTACCCATTATTAATGGCAATGCAAAAACTCGCTCCTGCTATAGCCGCTGGATGCTCTATCGTAATAAAGCCTGCGGAGACAACACCACTAACTTTAATTAAATTTTTTGAACTGATTGATGAAGTTGGTTTTCCAAAGGGAACAGTGAATTTAATACTTGGAGACGGAGCTTCAGTTGGAGCAGAGATTACAAGACATCCTAAAGTAGATAAGGTTACGTTTACAGGTGGAAATGCAACTGGAAAGAAAATCATTCAGGCTTCAGCAGATACGATTAAGAAAGTAAGCTTAGAATTGGGTGGAAAATCACCATTAATCATATTCGATGATGCTGATTTTGAAGCGGCAGTGGATCATGCATCTTTTGCTATTTTCTCAAACCAAGGTCAAGTATGTTCAGCTGGATCAAGACTCATTTTACACGAGTCCCTGCACGATAGATTTATGGAAGCCCTTGTTGCATTAACAAAGAAAATTAAAGTAGGCAATGGATTAGCTAAAGAAACAGATATGGGGCCGCTGATTTCTAAAGAACATTTTGAACGAGTGCTTAACTATATTGCAATAGGTAAAAACGAAGGTGCAGAACTAGCTTGTGGAGGAAATCCTATTGATGGAAAAGGCCATTATTTAGAACCGACCATTTTTACGAATACTACTCCAGATATGCGAATTGTGAAAGAAGAAATCTTCGGACCAGTCTTAGTTGTACAAACATTTAAGACAGAAGAAGAAGCTATTGCACTTGCCAATGATAGCATTTATGGATTAGCTGGTGGTGTATTCACAAATGATTCAGCAAAAGCAATGCGTGTTATTAAAAAAGTACGTGCTGGAATTACCTGGATTAATACGTACCATAATACGTATAATGAAGCGCCATGGGGCGGATATAAGCAGAGTGGAATAGGTAGAGACCTAGGAACCTATGGCTTAGACCAGTACCTGGAATATAAACAAATTAATATGAGCCTAAATGTAGCTCCATCTAATTGGATTAAAAATAGAGATTAA
- a CDS encoding nitric oxide synthase oxygenase: MIQSTKTNHLFIEATKFIQNCYDELGISKEKQQKRITNIKNEINATGTYTHEDFELIHGAKMAWRNSNRCIGRLLWNTLNVFDARDVHTTEQAYEKLIEHIKFATNDGKIQSTITIFAPRKTEKDPIRIWNHQLIRYAGYQIGDKVIGDSTSIELTKMCEELGWKGKHSDFDILPLVIQELGKEPKIFEIPEHTIKEVPITHPEFDDFSDLNVKWYAVPIISDMRLEIGGIDYPMAPFNGWYMGTEIGARNLADSDRYNLLPKMAEIMKLNTKQNPLWIDKALVELNIAVLHSYRGAGVTLIDHHTAAKQFKSFEKNEEKHGRSITGNWTWLIPPVSPATTHIYHKPYKNDIVTPNYFYQSKPTF, translated from the coding sequence ATGATTCAATCTACTAAAACTAATCATTTATTTATAGAAGCTACGAAATTCATACAAAATTGTTATGACGAGCTTGGCATATCTAAGGAAAAACAACAAAAAAGAATTACGAATATTAAAAATGAGATAAATGCTACTGGAACATACACTCATGAAGATTTTGAATTAATACATGGCGCAAAAATGGCTTGGCGGAATAGCAATCGTTGCATAGGCCGACTACTTTGGAATACTTTAAATGTCTTTGATGCAAGAGATGTACATACAACAGAGCAAGCTTATGAGAAACTTATTGAACATATTAAGTTTGCTACAAATGATGGAAAAATCCAATCTACCATTACAATCTTTGCCCCTCGTAAAACTGAAAAAGACCCAATCAGAATATGGAATCATCAATTAATTCGTTATGCTGGATATCAAATTGGGGATAAAGTGATTGGCGATTCAACATCAATAGAGCTTACTAAGATGTGCGAAGAACTTGGCTGGAAAGGAAAGCATAGTGATTTTGATATCCTACCTTTAGTTATACAAGAATTAGGAAAAGAACCTAAAATTTTCGAAATACCAGAGCACACTATCAAAGAGGTACCAATAACTCATCCAGAATTCGATGACTTTAGTGACTTAAATGTTAAATGGTATGCTGTTCCCATTATTTCAGATATGCGCTTGGAAATAGGTGGAATTGATTACCCTATGGCTCCTTTTAATGGCTGGTACATGGGAACTGAAATTGGAGCTAGAAATTTAGCAGATAGTGATCGCTATAATTTATTACCTAAAATGGCAGAAATAATGAAGTTAAATACGAAACAAAACCCATTATGGATTGACAAAGCCTTGGTCGAGCTAAATATTGCGGTACTACATTCTTATCGAGGAGCTGGTGTGACTTTAATTGATCATCATACCGCTGCAAAACAATTTAAAAGCTTTGAAAAGAACGAAGAAAAGCATGGCAGATCAATAACAGGGAACTGGACATGGCTTATTCCGCCAGTATCTCCTGCAACAACTCATATTTACCATAAACCATATAAGAATGATATTGTAACACCAAATTACTTTTACCAATCAAAACCCACTTTTTAG
- a CDS encoding superoxide dismutase: MVEQTQQNYRSYLINWCDTVYQNSQQLKGSLNFPSEEKEQEWGNKIQQFKRSLEEESRDETLDDLYQTAQNLYDEWELLLNPSPSREEREEKLPDADNDDQQLRGENSGTKVGIGKHKLPPLPYAYNALEPYISEEIMRLHHLKHHQKYVDGLNEAERQMLQARKKNDYKLITHWEREAAFNGAGHYLHTIFWEIMSPKGGGVPSGKIKQAIDESFGSFEKFKKHFSEAAKNVEGVGWAILVWSPRAHRLEILQAEKHQNLSQWDVVPLLVLDVWEHAYYLQYKNNRDQYVDNWWNVVNWDAVDRRYREAEKLRWKPY; the protein is encoded by the coding sequence TTGGTGGAACAAACGCAACAAAATTATCGATCGTATTTAATTAATTGGTGTGATACCGTGTATCAGAACTCTCAACAGCTTAAAGGAAGCCTAAATTTTCCTTCTGAAGAAAAGGAGCAAGAATGGGGAAATAAGATTCAACAATTCAAAAGATCCCTTGAGGAAGAATCTAGAGATGAAACATTAGATGACTTATATCAAACCGCTCAAAACTTATACGATGAATGGGAGCTACTATTAAATCCATCACCAAGTCGTGAAGAACGTGAAGAAAAGCTTCCGGATGCAGATAATGACGATCAGCAACTACGGGGCGAGAACAGTGGAACGAAGGTTGGAATTGGTAAACATAAATTGCCTCCTCTTCCTTATGCCTATAATGCATTAGAGCCTTATATAAGTGAAGAGATCATGAGACTTCATCATTTAAAGCATCATCAAAAATATGTAGATGGATTAAATGAAGCAGAACGTCAAATGCTTCAGGCTAGAAAAAAGAATGATTATAAATTAATTACACATTGGGAAAGAGAGGCTGCTTTTAATGGGGCAGGCCATTATTTACACACCATTTTTTGGGAAATTATGAGTCCTAAAGGCGGCGGAGTCCCGTCTGGTAAAATAAAACAAGCTATCGATGAATCTTTTGGCAGTTTCGAAAAGTTTAAAAAACATTTTTCTGAAGCAGCTAAAAATGTAGAAGGTGTCGGATGGGCAATTCTCGTTTGGTCTCCTAGGGCACATCGTCTAGAAATCTTACAGGCAGAAAAACATCAAAATCTAAGTCAATGGGATGTCGTGCCTCTCCTCGTTCTTGATGTTTGGGAGCATGCCTATTACTTACAGTACAAAAATAACCGTGACCAATATGTAGATAATTGGTGGAATGTTGTTAACTGGGATGCTGTAGACCGTAGATATAGAGAAGCTGAGAAACTCCGCTGGAAACCCTATTAA
- a CDS encoding CoxG family protein yields the protein MSTGTYVTELEAPINEIWDFVSDMDKWAPLVPGYIAHEIINDKQSTWVFKGDIGIIQKTVKLQIDITEWKEPNRISFNLTGLNENFKGNGYFEAEANLDSTTKMTGNLDITAKGMMGPLINPILKNFVPKTAQELTKAVANKIHHMQTV from the coding sequence TTGTCAACAGGAACTTACGTGACAGAATTAGAGGCACCAATAAATGAAATTTGGGATTTCGTAAGTGATATGGACAAATGGGCTCCATTAGTCCCAGGGTATATTGCACATGAAATTATAAATGATAAGCAGTCTACATGGGTGTTTAAGGGTGATATTGGAATCATACAGAAAACCGTTAAGCTACAAATTGATATTACAGAATGGAAAGAGCCCAATCGTATATCCTTTAACTTAACTGGATTAAACGAAAACTTTAAGGGTAATGGATACTTTGAAGCGGAAGCAAATTTAGACTCCACAACAAAAATGACCGGTAATCTTGATATTACTGCGAAAGGCATGATGGGCCCACTCATTAATCCTATTTTAAAAAACTTCGTACCTAAAACAGCACAAGAGTTAACAAAAGCAGTCGCAAATAAGATTCATCATATGCAAACAGTTTAG
- a CDS encoding holin yields MESILVLATLIAPIVTGLVQAIKVAFPIRKSLLPFVAVVVGIILGFVAYPFSDVETASRLWAGGMAGLASVGLFELGNQRNGERKE; encoded by the coding sequence ATGGAAAGTATTTTAGTATTAGCGACATTGATTGCCCCAATAGTCACTGGATTAGTACAGGCTATTAAAGTCGCATTTCCTATTAGGAAAAGCTTGTTGCCATTTGTAGCTGTTGTGGTAGGTATCATATTAGGGTTTGTGGCTTACCCATTTAGTGATGTGGAAACTGCCTCTAGATTATGGGCTGGGGGTATGGCAGGACTTGCATCAGTTGGCTTGTTTGAATTAGGAAATCAAAGGAATGGAGAAAGGAAAGAGTAG
- a CDS encoding N-acetylmuramoyl-L-alanine amidase, protein MKVFIDPGHGGADSGASGNGIREKNIVLDIGKKLQSKLEKYPDIQVRLSRTTDQYVTLTQRANNANAWNADLFISIHINAGGGTGFESYIFNGNVSSRTKDAQTMIHEEIIEQIGVVDRGKKTANFAVLRQTNMPAILTEMLFIDTKADADKLRDSQFINKAVTGYELGILRFFGLERSSAEGGRPKPTKSDLFIRQVQQFVVDYGYNITIDGIAGPQTKQGLIKVLQAELNKQFEKGLIIDGILGPKTSAALVTVRKGARGNITKVLQALLYINGFNPGPFDGIFGEQTYKAVQDYQRSNKLSVDGIPGRVTWTALLK, encoded by the coding sequence ATGAAAGTTTTTATCGATCCTGGACATGGTGGTGCTGATTCAGGTGCATCTGGAAATGGAATACGAGAAAAAAATATTGTATTAGATATTGGTAAGAAATTACAATCGAAATTAGAAAAATATCCAGATATTCAAGTGCGTTTAAGTCGTACAACGGATCAGTATGTGACATTAACTCAGCGTGCTAATAATGCGAATGCTTGGAATGCAGATCTATTTATATCCATTCACATAAATGCTGGGGGAGGAACAGGGTTTGAGTCCTATATTTTTAATGGTAATGTATCTTCTAGAACAAAAGATGCCCAAACTATGATACATGAAGAAATTATTGAACAAATAGGTGTTGTAGATAGAGGAAAGAAGACAGCTAATTTTGCTGTGCTACGTCAGACAAATATGCCTGCAATCTTAACAGAGATGCTATTTATTGATACAAAGGCAGATGCCGATAAACTAAGGGATAGTCAGTTTATAAATAAGGCGGTTACTGGTTATGAATTAGGTATTTTAAGATTTTTTGGTTTAGAAAGATCGTCTGCAGAAGGGGGCAGACCAAAACCTACAAAATCTGATCTGTTTATTCGTCAAGTACAGCAGTTTGTGGTTGATTATGGTTATAACATCACTATTGATGGAATTGCTGGACCTCAGACAAAACAAGGATTAATTAAAGTGCTTCAGGCTGAGCTTAATAAACAGTTTGAAAAAGGTTTAATTATAGATGGTATTCTAGGACCTAAGACATCTGCTGCACTTGTTACAGTAAGAAAAGGAGCAAGAGGGAATATTACCAAAGTGCTACAAGCATTGCTCTATATAAACGGTTTTAATCCTGGTCCGTTTGATGGGATTTTTGGTGAACAGACTTATAAAGCAGTTCAAGATTATCAAAGGTCTAACAAGCTATCTGTGGATGGTATTCCAGGAAGAGTTACATGGACAGCATTGCTTAAATAG
- the azlC gene encoding azaleucine resistance protein AzlC — MNKVTMENSVNQAKVLPAFRVALPATIPIFAGFTFLGIAYGILMNSLGFSAIYPILMSLLIFAGSMEFVAANLLLMAFNPLNALLLTLMVNARHLFYGISMLEKYRGVGKKKPYMIFGLCDESFAINSTATIPPQIDKGWYMFFVTVLNHFYWVFGAALGGIFGSYLTFNTEGLEFVMTALFIVIFIEQWMKEKGHHSSLIGLGLSVLCLILFGGTNFIIPAMIAILGVLTLMRSTLQKDEVKAV; from the coding sequence ATGAATAAAGTAACTATGGAAAACAGTGTGAACCAGGCAAAGGTACTTCCAGCATTTCGTGTGGCTCTGCCAGCTACTATACCTATTTTTGCAGGTTTCACATTTCTAGGGATTGCTTATGGAATATTAATGAATTCATTAGGATTTAGTGCTATCTATCCTATTTTAATGAGTTTACTGATCTTTGCGGGATCAATGGAATTTGTAGCTGCAAATCTTTTGCTAATGGCTTTTAATCCATTAAACGCATTACTACTCACCTTAATGGTCAACGCTAGGCATTTATTTTACGGTATTTCCATGCTTGAAAAATACCGTGGAGTCGGGAAGAAGAAACCATATATGATTTTTGGACTCTGTGATGAATCATTTGCGATTAATAGTACAGCAACTATTCCACCACAGATTGATAAAGGATGGTATATGTTCTTTGTCACAGTATTAAATCATTTTTATTGGGTGTTTGGTGCGGCACTTGGGGGAATTTTTGGTTCTTATCTTACATTTAATACAGAAGGCTTAGAATTTGTAATGACAGCACTTTTTATTGTTATTTTTATCGAGCAATGGATGAAGGAAAAGGGGCATCATAGCTCGTTGATAGGGCTTGGATTATCGGTTTTATGCTTGATTTTATTTGGAGGGACAAACTTTATTATTCCTGCGATGATTGCAATATTAGGGGTACTGACATTAATGCGTTCAACTCTCCAAAAGGATGAGGTGAAGGCAGTATGA
- a CDS encoding branched-chain amino acid transporter permease, whose translation MSTAQHIITIAMIVLGTMLTRFIPFIAFPSDKPTPKYIQYLGKVLPAAVIGLLVVYCFKDVRLTSGSHGIPELIGAVIVVVLHFWKKNMFISIAAGTIAYMFLVQMVF comes from the coding sequence ATGAGTACCGCGCAGCACATTATCACAATTGCAATGATAGTACTTGGGACAATGTTAACTAGATTTATTCCTTTTATCGCTTTTCCTTCTGATAAGCCTACTCCCAAGTATATTCAATATTTAGGAAAGGTATTGCCTGCGGCTGTTATTGGATTACTTGTTGTTTATTGCTTTAAAGATGTTCGTTTAACTTCTGGAAGTCATGGGATTCCAGAATTGATCGGTGCAGTTATTGTAGTAGTTTTGCATTTTTGGAAGAAAAATATGTTTATTTCTATTGCGGCAGGAACTATTGCTTATATGTTTTTGGTACAAATGGTATTTTAA
- a CDS encoding DUF1572 family protein yields MKLETNLSKSLIEKFDLLKKRCLLVIEQLNENELVWQPNNESNSIANLSLHIRETVRYRVESLYSEIVVERERNNEFETGLILSKTEIVTHVTESFVILKKLVQDLSEEELLEKPYLNNNTLSHSAMNKDATVLDVCLQMLAHLSEHVGQIFYIVKLIKSDQYITTTFPKKR; encoded by the coding sequence ATGAAGCTTGAGACAAATTTATCAAAAAGTTTAATCGAGAAATTTGATTTATTAAAAAAGCGCTGTTTATTGGTTATAGAACAACTGAATGAAAATGAACTTGTTTGGCAACCTAATAATGAGAGTAACTCCATTGCTAATTTATCCTTACATATTCGTGAAACGGTACGATACCGGGTAGAATCTTTATATTCAGAAATAGTAGTAGAGCGTGAGCGGAATAATGAATTTGAAACAGGATTAATACTATCGAAAACAGAAATCGTTACTCATGTAACTGAATCATTTGTTATCTTAAAGAAATTAGTCCAAGATCTATCAGAGGAAGAACTGTTAGAAAAACCTTATCTAAATAATAATACGCTTTCGCATAGCGCCATGAATAAAGATGCAACGGTTTTAGATGTGTGCTTGCAAATGTTAGCACATCTTTCTGAACATGTGGGACAAATCTTTTATATTGTAAAATTAATCAAAAGTGATCAATATATAACAACTACTTTTCCCAAAAAGCGATAA
- a CDS encoding 2-isopropylmalate synthase has protein sequence MKNVEKYSRGYFMPPVQSLKWTEKEYITKAPIWCSVDLRDGNQALIIPMSLEEKLEYFQMLVDLGFKEIEVGFPAASETEYAFLRKLIEEDLIPDDVTIQVLTQAREHIIKRTFESLVGAKKAVVHVYNSTSVAQRDQVFRKSKEEIIAIAVKGAELLKKYAAETPGNFQFQYSPESFTGTEIEFSLEICNRVIDIWNPTADDKIIINLPATVSMSMPHVYASQIEYMSDHLKARDNVILSVHPHNDRGTGVADTELALLAGADRVEGTLFGNGERTGNVDIVTLALNMYSHGVDPKLNFEKLPAIIKKYERLTRMTVHERQPYAGELVFTAFSGSHQDAIAKGMKWRENEVRDFWTVPYLPIDPHDIGRQYEGDIIRINSQSGKGGVAYILQQTYGIDLPQEMREGFGYHVKDVSDQSHKELSPEEIYDLFMQEYVNISTPVEYVSFKYTENGEYNAAVTIKVDGEEITCRGKGNGRFDAISNALKEHLQLEYTDLTYNEHALTIGSSSQAISYVGIRAKDGQVYWGSGIDTDIMVSSIKGLFSVINKVLTK, from the coding sequence ATGAAAAATGTAGAAAAGTACTCAAGAGGCTATTTTATGCCTCCCGTCCAAAGCTTGAAATGGACAGAAAAAGAATATATTACCAAGGCGCCGATTTGGTGTAGTGTTGACTTACGTGACGGTAACCAAGCATTAATTATTCCAATGTCGTTAGAAGAAAAATTAGAATACTTCCAAATGCTTGTAGATCTTGGATTCAAAGAAATTGAAGTCGGCTTCCCTGCTGCTTCAGAAACAGAATATGCTTTCTTACGTAAATTAATTGAAGAAGATTTAATTCCTGATGATGTGACTATTCAAGTATTAACACAAGCTCGTGAACATATTATCAAACGCACATTTGAGTCATTAGTAGGTGCAAAAAAAGCAGTTGTTCACGTTTACAATTCAACATCTGTTGCTCAACGTGATCAAGTATTTAGAAAATCTAAAGAAGAAATTATTGCGATTGCTGTGAAAGGTGCAGAATTACTGAAAAAATATGCAGCAGAAACACCTGGGAACTTCCAATTCCAGTATTCTCCTGAAAGCTTTACGGGTACAGAAATCGAATTTTCATTAGAAATATGTAATCGTGTTATTGATATTTGGAATCCAACTGCTGACGATAAAATTATCATTAATCTACCAGCTACTGTTTCCATGTCTATGCCACATGTATACGCAAGTCAAATTGAATATATGAGCGACCATTTAAAGGCAAGAGATAATGTAATTCTTTCTGTTCATCCACATAATGATCGTGGAACTGGAGTTGCAGATACAGAACTTGCTTTGCTTGCCGGAGCAGACCGTGTAGAAGGTACTCTTTTTGGAAACGGAGAAAGAACTGGGAATGTGGATATAGTCACACTAGCCTTAAATATGTATTCCCACGGCGTCGATCCAAAATTAAATTTTGAAAAGCTACCAGCAATCATCAAAAAATATGAGCGTTTAACAAGAATGACTGTCCATGAAAGACAACCGTATGCAGGTGAGCTAGTATTTACCGCATTCTCTGGTTCACATCAGGATGCGATTGCAAAAGGTATGAAATGGCGTGAAAATGAAGTACGTGATTTTTGGACTGTACCTTATTTACCAATTGATCCACATGATATTGGACGTCAATATGAAGGAGATATCATCCGCATCAACAGTCAATCTGGTAAAGGTGGAGTTGCTTATATCCTGCAACAAACATATGGCATTGACTTACCGCAGGAAATGCGTGAAGGATTTGGCTATCATGTGAAAGATGTATCTGACCAAAGCCATAAAGAGCTTTCACCAGAAGAAATTTACGATTTATTTATGCAGGAATATGTTAATATCAGTACTCCGGTAGAATATGTCAGCTTTAAATATACCGAAAACGGTGAATATAATGCTGCGGTAACTATTAAAGTCGATGGAGAAGAGATTACATGTCGCGGTAAAGGTAACGGACGTTTTGATGCGATAAGTAATGCATTAAAAGAACATTTACAGCTTGAATACACAGATTTAACTTATAACGAGCATGCCTTAACAATTGGTTCAAGCTCCCAAGCAATATCCTATGTCGGTATCCGTGCAAAGGATGGCCAGGTATACTGGGGAAGCGGAATCGACACAGATATCATGGTCTCATCTATCAAAGGTTTATTTAGCGTAATTAATAAAGTATTAACGAAATAA